TCGCCCTCGGCGGGCCGGGGCTCGTGGCGGCGCGGGCCGAGGTTGTCGGTGCCCGGCGCCACGCCGCCGAACTGCTGCCCGCCATCGAACGCTGCCTGGCCGAGGCGGGCCTGGGGTATGGCGCCCTCGAGGGCATCGTGCTCGCGGATGGTCCCGGCAGCTTCACGGGGCTGCGGGTGGGGGCGGCCGTGGCCAAGGCCCTGGTCCGGGCGCGGCGCATGCCCCTGTGGGTGACGCCGTCGCTCCTGGTGTGCGCCGCGGCGCGGGGAACGGTCGACGGCGTGGTGCTGGCCGTCAGCAACGCCCTCCGCGGCGACCTCTTCGCCGCCGCCTATCGCGTCAGCCCCTCCGGGGTGGAGACCATCCTGGCGCCCGCGGTGCTTCGTCCCGACGCCATCCACGCCTTGGTGCCCGCGCCTGTGGCGATTGTCGGGCCGGCGGCCTCGACGCTGGGGAGCCCGCCGACGTGGCCGGAGGCGGCGATGCTGCTCGATCTCGTGGGGCGCGCGGGCGGGGTCCGTCAGGTGGCCGCGGTGGCTGCCTGGGAGCCGGAGTATGGCCGCCCCGCCGAAGCCCAGGTCCAGTGGGAACTCAAGCATGGCCGACCCCTGGCTGATCCGGCCCGCGCGGGCCGCTGACGCCGCGCGCATCGCGCCGATCGAGCAGCGGTGCTTCAGCGACCCCTGGAGCGCCGCGGCGTTCGAGGACGTCTTCCGGTTTCCCCTCGGGATCGGCCTGGTCGCCGAGTGGGACCGCCAGATCGGCGGGTACCTGGTGGGGCGCGCCGTGGCCGGCGAGGGCGAGATCATGAACCTCGCGGTGGCGCCGGAGCACCGCCGGGAGGGTCTCGGGGCCCGGCTCCTCGAGGAGGGGCTGGGCCTCCTCCGGGCGCGCGGGGCGCGGCAGGTGTACCTGGAGGTCCGGGCGGGGAATGAGGCTGCGCGCGCCCTCTACGAGCGGCGCGGCTTCCGCCCGGTCGGGCGCCGGTCAGGGTACTACCGGAATCCGGCCGAGGATGCCATTGTCCTCCGCCTCGCCCTCCCCGATGGCGCGTGATTCCGTGCCCATCCCGCTAGATTTCGTGTAGGCGACGGACGGCGGTTCCCGGTATTCTCGGCCCCGTCCGTCCAGACCAACTGTCCCCCAGCAGTGGAGGTTCCCGTGAGTCGCAGCCTCAACAAGGTGACCCTGATCGGCAACATCGGTCAGGATCCGGAAGTGCGCAGCACCAGCGGTGGTGGCCGCGTCGCCAATTTCAGCCTGGCCACCAGCCGCCAGTGGAGCGGCCAGGGCGGTGACAAGCAGGAGAAGACCGAGTGGCACCGCGTCGTCGCGTGGAACAACACGCGCGGGGGTGGCACCGGCCTCGCCGACGTCATCGAGAAGTACTGCAAGAAGGGCGACAAGCTCTACGTCGAGGGTCGGATCGAGTACCGCTCCTGGCAGGACAAGGACGGGCAGACCCGCTACACCACGGAGATCATCGCCAACGAAGTGATCATGCTCTCCGGCAAGGGTGGAGCGGCAGGGGACGGCGGCGGGTTCACCCCCGCGCGCGCGGGGGCCGCCAGCCCGGCGGCGCCGGCCAAGAAGGATGCGAAGGAAGGCGGCAAGGAGGGCGGCAAGGAGTCGTTCGACGACTTTCCCGGCGCACTCGATGGCGAGGACGACGACCTGCCGTTCTGAGTCACCGCGCCCACCTGACTTCGGCCGCCAGCCGCCCCGCGGGGCCGCTGGCGGTCGTGTTGTTCGCCCTGACGGAGCTCCCGTTCGCCCCGTCCCCGGTGGGTGTGACTCGCATCACCAGCCCAACCGCATCATTCCATTCGACTTACGGCTACCCGCCTCACCTAGTCTCTGAGTGGCGCCGCGAAGCCCCATGTCATATATTGGGTTACCCTGTCTCCCACCCTAGAGGGTAGCGTGATGTCCACTTCCGCTCGGTTGCGCCTCTGCGCGGTGCTCGCGGCGCTGACTCTGCCTCTCGCGGCCGGGGCTCAGGCGCGTCCTGAGACCCATACCGTTCGCCCCGGCGACACCCTGTGGGATCTGGCCCGCCAGTACCTCGGCGATCCGTTCCTCTGGCCCGAGATCTACCGCCTCAACACCAACGTGGTGGAAGATCCCCACTGGATCTACCCCAACGAGGTCCTCCGCCTCTCGGGTGGCGGCGACGTCGCCGCCGTCCCCGCCACCGACACCCCGGTTCCGGCGGGCGCCGAACCGGTGGCGGTCGAGGCGCAGCCGCAGGCCGGCATCCCGGTGGAGGAACCCGCCGAGGCCGCCGCGGAAGATCCGGCGGCGGCCGGCCTCGCCGAGCCGCAGGTGGCCGATATCACCGAGGAGCCGGTGTCCGACAACCGGGACGACGTCGACCTCACGCCGCTGGTCGGGGACCGTCGGCGGCTCGGGCAGGTCGGGCCGAGTCTCGAACTGGCGCTGGAACGGAACTACCGGCCCATCCGGCGCAGCGAGTTTTACAGCTCGGGGTTCCTGACCGAGGAGCAGCAACTGCCGTTCGGACGGGTGCTCGGGACGACCACGCCACTGCAGATCGAGGAAGTCTCCGCCCGCACCACCGCGACGCTGCATGCCCGGATCGGCATCGTGCCGCCGGTCGGCGGCACCTACCAGGTGGGCGACACGCTCATGGTCGGCCTGGTCCGCCAGACGATCGAGGGCTACGGCCAGGTGGTGGTGCCCACAGGACTGGTCCGGGTGGTCGACGTGAGCCGGCCGGAAAACGTGGCCGAGGTCATCGCGACGTACGCCCCGGTCCGGGATCACCAGGTGGTGCTACCCGCGGAGCGCTTCGTGGACCCGGGAAACGTGCGCCCGGTGCCGATCTCCGACGGGGTCCAGGCCAACATGCTGGCCCACCGCGATCGCCAGCCGCTGACCGGCCCGCAGGACGTCGTCTTCCTCAATCGCGGCAAGAAGGACGGCGTGGCGATCGGCGACCTGTTCGAGCTGCGGCAGCGCGCGCGGGGCCGGGTCGACATGGCGACGGTCACCGATGATCCGATGGGGACCATCCAGGTGGTGCACGTGGGCGAACGGACCGCCACGGCCCGGGTGGTGAGCGTGGTGCATCCCGACATCCCGCCGGGCACGGAGGCCCGCCAGATCGCCAAGTTGCCTTCCTGAGGACGGGCCCCTCGCCTATCCTTTCCGGGCCCTGTCCCGCGTGAGCGCCGCGCTGGTCGGCGTCGTGCGGGGCGGGGCCCGTGAACTGTCCGACACCCCGCTTCGATGGTGCCGCTGATGCTCCAGGCCGGTCCCGCCCTCCCCTCGTCGTCCTGGGAACTCGTGCTCCACTCGAGCCCGGAGACAAAGGTCGTCCTCGCCATCACCCTGGTCTTCTCGGCGATCTCCTGGTTCGTCATCGTCCTCAAGTGGTGGCAGTTCCGCCGCAGCCGGCTCCAGGCCAACCGGTTCTTCGCCGAGCTGGAGCGGACCACGCGCCTCAAGGACGCCTATCACGCCGTGATGAAGCTGCCCCCGTCTCCGTTCAACCGGCTGTTCCGCGAGGGCCTGTCCTTCCTGGGCGAGCTCCGGCCCGGGTCGCTGCGCGATGCCGGCCAGGCGCCGGCGCCGGGGACCCTGAGCATGACCCAGCTCGAGGCGCTGAAGATGGTGCTCGGCAAGGAAGTGGCCTCGGAGCGCGACGTGATGGCGCGGTTCATCCCGTGGCTCGCCACCATCGGCTCGGTCGGGCCGCTGCTCGGGCTTCTCGGCACGGTGCTCGGGGTCATGGACGCCTTCATCGGCATCGCCTCCAAGGGCTCGGGCAACATCAGCGCCGTCGCGCCCGGCGTGGCGGAGGCGCTGGTGACCACGGTGGCGGGCCTGGCAGTGGCCATCCCGGCGGTGATCGCCTATAACCTCTTCGTCAACCGGCTGAGCCTCTTCGCGGGCGAGCTCGAGGGCTTTGCCAACGAGCTCATCGGCACGATGGCCCGCGAGGGGCTGCTCTAGCATGGCCTGGGGCGTCGGCCGGGGCGGCGGGCTGCGCGGGCACGGCGAGCTGCCGCTCAACGCGGACATCAACGTCACCAGCCTGGTCGACATCGCGTTCGTGCTCCTGATCATCTTCATGATCGCCGCGCCGATCATGCAGGGCGGGGTGGACGTCCAGCTTCCCCAGGCCGCCGCCAGGCCGATCACGGCGCAGGAGGGGATGGTGGTGAGCGTGGACCGGGAGGGCCGGATCTTCATCGACGAGACCCAGGTCTCGTACAGCGACTTCCGGCTGACCTTTGCCGCGCTGGTGAAGAGCCGGCGGCCCAAGTCCGTCTACCTCCGCGCCGATCGGCGCGTCCCGTACGGCGACGTGGTACGGGTGCTGGCGACGATCCGGACCTCCGGGGTATCTGATGTAGGACTGGTGGCGGAGGAGGAAGACCAGCCGTGACGGGGAAGGGCGGCCGTCCCGGGGACCGGCCGGGGATCGCCGCGGGGCTGGCGGGGACGGTGGTGGTGCACGCCGCGGCGATCGCGCTCCTGTGGACCACCGTGAAGCCGGTGGACCTCGGTCCCACGGCGTATGCGGTGGAGCTGGTGGCGGCCCCGGCGCCTGCGCCCGAGGCCCGGCCCACCCCCGAGGCCGCGCCGCGCCCGCCGGCGCCGGAGCCGCCCAGGCCCGCCCCGACCAAGCCCACCCCGACCAAGCCCACGCCGGCGCCACCGAAGCCGACGCCGCAGAAGCCGCCGGCCCGGACCGAGCCAAACCCCGTCAGCACGCCGCGGACCCAGCCCCTGCCGGGGGAGACGCCGAGCACGGGGAACGACGCCGTCACCGTCAATGTGCCCGGCATGGCATTCCCGTATCCCGACTACCTCCGGAACATCGTGCAGGAGGTCTACCGGCGCTGGGCCCGGCCGCTCGGGAACGCCGCGCTCCGGGCGGAGGTGAGCTTCCTCATACTCCGGGACGGCTCGGTACGCGAGATTCGTCTGACCCGGGCCTCGGGGAGTTTCTCGTTCGACCTGACGGCCCAGGGCGCGATCGAGGCCGCCGGGGCCAGCCGGGCCTTCGGTGGCCTTCCCGATGGCTATCCGGCGGACGTGCTGCCGGTGTCCTTCTACTTCACGCCACGGACGCAATGACCCTGCGCCTCACCCCTTCGCTCGCCGCCTGCGGCCTGCTGCTCCTTGCGGCCGCGGCTCCCCGCGGCGCGGCCGCCCAGGATACGCTCCGGCCCCCCGACGGGGTCCGGATCGGGATCGAGTACCGGCCCGGAGTGCGGCCGGCCATCGTGGTGCTTCCCACCCGGGGCCTCGATTCGGTGCGCGCCATCGTGACCCGGGACCTCGACTTCAGCGACCGCTTCGAGGTCATCCCCCTGGCCGCCGGCGACAGCGCGGCGGTGGCCGCGAATGCCGGTGGCCGGACCGTCAATTACCCGCTGTTCCGCACCCTCGGCGCCGAGTACGCCCTGGAGGTCGGGATGGACGGGAGCGGCGTGATGCTCCGCCTCCATGATGTCGTGGCCGGCACGGTGCGGCGGGAGCAGCGGTTCCTTTTTCCGGCGCCGTTCGACGTGGCCTTCCGCCTGGCGGTGCACCGGGCCGCCGACGAGGTCATCCGGTGGATCAGCGGGACGCCGGGCTACGCCGCATCGCAGCTGCTGTTCGTGGCAGAGCGGAAGCTTTACCGGGTGGACAGCGATGGCGGGGGCTTCACCCAGGTCTCCGCACCCGGGGAGGAGGTGCTCTCCCCGACATGGAGTCCCGACGGA
The Gemmatimonadota bacterium DNA segment above includes these coding regions:
- a CDS encoding single-stranded DNA-binding protein encodes the protein MSRSLNKVTLIGNIGQDPEVRSTSGGGRVANFSLATSRQWSGQGGDKQEKTEWHRVVAWNNTRGGGTGLADVIEKYCKKGDKLYVEGRIEYRSWQDKDGQTRYTTEIIANEVIMLSGKGGAAGDGGGFTPARAGAASPAAPAKKDAKEGGKEGGKESFDDFPGALDGEDDDLPF
- a CDS encoding LysM peptidoglycan-binding domain-containing protein — encoded protein: MSTSARLRLCAVLAALTLPLAAGAQARPETHTVRPGDTLWDLARQYLGDPFLWPEIYRLNTNVVEDPHWIYPNEVLRLSGGGDVAAVPATDTPVPAGAEPVAVEAQPQAGIPVEEPAEAAAEDPAAAGLAEPQVADITEEPVSDNRDDVDLTPLVGDRRRLGQVGPSLELALERNYRPIRRSEFYSSGFLTEEQQLPFGRVLGTTTPLQIEEVSARTTATLHARIGIVPPVGGTYQVGDTLMVGLVRQTIEGYGQVVVPTGLVRVVDVSRPENVAEVIATYAPVRDHQVVLPAERFVDPGNVRPVPISDGVQANMLAHRDRQPLTGPQDVVFLNRGKKDGVAIGDLFELRQRARGRVDMATVTDDPMGTIQVVHVGERTATARVVSVVHPDIPPGTEARQIAKLPS
- a CDS encoding TonB C-terminal domain-containing protein, whose amino-acid sequence is MTGKGGRPGDRPGIAAGLAGTVVVHAAAIALLWTTVKPVDLGPTAYAVELVAAPAPAPEARPTPEAAPRPPAPEPPRPAPTKPTPTKPTPAPPKPTPQKPPARTEPNPVSTPRTQPLPGETPSTGNDAVTVNVPGMAFPYPDYLRNIVQEVYRRWARPLGNAALRAEVSFLILRDGSVREIRLTRASGSFSFDLTAQGAIEAAGASRAFGGLPDGYPADVLPVSFYFTPRTQ
- the rimI gene encoding ribosomal protein S18-alanine N-acetyltransferase, giving the protein MADPWLIRPARAADAARIAPIEQRCFSDPWSAAAFEDVFRFPLGIGLVAEWDRQIGGYLVGRAVAGEGEIMNLAVAPEHRREGLGARLLEEGLGLLRARGARQVYLEVRAGNEAARALYERRGFRPVGRRSGYYRNPAEDAIVLRLALPDGA
- a CDS encoding MotA/TolQ/ExbB proton channel family protein, whose translation is MLQAGPALPSSSWELVLHSSPETKVVLAITLVFSAISWFVIVLKWWQFRRSRLQANRFFAELERTTRLKDAYHAVMKLPPSPFNRLFREGLSFLGELRPGSLRDAGQAPAPGTLSMTQLEALKMVLGKEVASERDVMARFIPWLATIGSVGPLLGLLGTVLGVMDAFIGIASKGSGNISAVAPGVAEALVTTVAGLAVAIPAVIAYNLFVNRLSLFAGELEGFANELIGTMAREGLL
- a CDS encoding biopolymer transporter ExbD codes for the protein MAWGVGRGGGLRGHGELPLNADINVTSLVDIAFVLLIIFMIAAPIMQGGVDVQLPQAAARPITAQEGMVVSVDREGRIFIDETQVSYSDFRLTFAALVKSRRPKSVYLRADRRVPYGDVVRVLATIRTSGVSDVGLVAEEEDQP
- the tsaB gene encoding tRNA (adenosine(37)-N6)-threonylcarbamoyltransferase complex dimerization subunit type 1 TsaB; translated protein: MWLAIDTATDRASIALGGPGLVAARAEVVGARRHAAELLPAIERCLAEAGLGYGALEGIVLADGPGSFTGLRVGAAVAKALVRARRMPLWVTPSLLVCAAARGTVDGVVLAVSNALRGDLFAAAYRVSPSGVETILAPAVLRPDAIHALVPAPVAIVGPAASTLGSPPTWPEAAMLLDLVGRAGGVRQVAAVAAWEPEYGRPAEAQVQWELKHGRPLADPARAGR